The Harpia harpyja isolate bHarHar1 chromosome 10, bHarHar1 primary haplotype, whole genome shotgun sequence genome includes a region encoding these proteins:
- the KRI1 gene encoding LOW QUALITY PROTEIN: protein KRI1 homolog (The sequence of the model RefSeq protein was modified relative to this genomic sequence to represent the inferred CDS: deleted 4 bases in 3 codons) — translation MPEPELRVNAAFAERYGRYRRREELQRLQDRYGDTGGGSSSESESSGDDVALDPRLERDFYRTLALLKTRDPRIYRQDTTFYSQQDSSSGSDAEEEEDEEQPAKPMYLKDYERKVVLEKEGKYVDEEDEEDEEAAAERRKRVASRSYVEEQRELKESFRAFVADSEEEEEEEGGSALLRRRSQTAEEKEREEEDYIRWLKGQGEAPPEPLQDLVPLQQYWTDPALDPGERFLRDYVLNQGYREEEEEEEDAEGASPLRLADSSDEGELFLAKQEDFERRYNFRFEEPDAEQVKTYPRNIPTSVRRRDERRKEKREQIRERKRKEKARKQEELKQLKNLKREEMAARLARLREATGNAVVGFTETFLEEDFDPARHDRLMAEYFGDDYYGRGEEEKPQFEEEEGLDDDWNWDAWTGREEGGGEHEPHCEDPRFRGTCMDADYDPAAPRPPKQRQPPALGKKRRKTRFREAVEREKPAFVPPVTTSTFEQYLDEFYRLDYEDLVGDLPCRFKYRNVLPCDFGLTTDEILAADDKDLNRWCSLRKTCMYRSEQEERQDQANYSRLAQNAWKKQQIFKSLVAAPEEPQPAPSAKPKLGKKCRDKRKRPLGPAVRLGGRDFTGKRLEAFGLNPRRLRYRQLLRQRRKKGGGGGGEGRKAPPAPDPALGGRGNGPYTHGDGENTVTHRASRALVQVHL, via the exons ATGCCGGAGCCGGAGCTGCGGGTGAACGCGGCCTTCGCGGAGCGCTACGGCCGGTACCGGCGGCGCGAGGAGCTGCAGCGGC TGCAGGACCGTTACGGGGACACCGGGGGCGGCTCCAGCTCCGAGTCCGAATCCAGCGGGGACGACGTG gccctcgACCCCCGCCTGGAGCGGGATTTCTACCGCACCCTGGCGCTGCTGAAGACCCGGGACCCCCGAATCTACCGGCAGGACACCACCTTCTACAGCCAGCAAG ACTCATCGTCAGGGAGCGatgccgaggaggaggaggatgaagagcagCCGGCAAAGCCCATGTACCTGAAGGATTATGAGAGGAAGGTGGTGCTGGAGAAGGAGGG CAAATACGTggatgaggaagatgaggaggatgaagaggcagcAGCCGAGCGGAGGaag CGAGTGGCCTCTAGGAGCTACGTGGAGGAGCAGCGGGAGCtgaaggagag CTTCCGAGCCTTCGTGGCCGACagcgaagaggaggaggaggaggagggggggtcTGCCCTGCTCCGGCGGCGCAGTCAGACAGCAGAGGAGAag gagcgggaggaggaggatTACATCCGCTGGCtgaaggggcagggggaagcccCCCCGGAGCCGCTGCAGGACCTG GTCCCCCTCCAGCAGTACTGGACCGACCCGGCGCTGGACCCCGGCGAGCGCTTCCTGCGGGATTACGTCCTGAACCAGGGCTAccgcgaggaagaggaggaggaagaggatgccGAAGG GGCATCCCCGCTCCGGCTGGCCGATTCCTCGGACGAGggcgagcttttcctggccaagCAGGAGGATTTCGAACGTCGCTACAATTTCCGCTTCGAGGAGCCCGACGCCGAGCAG gtgAAGACGTACCCCCGGAACATCCCCACCTCGGTGCGACGACGGGACGAGCGGCGGAAGGAGAAGCGGGAGCAGATtcgggagaggaagaggaag GAGAAGGCGCGGAAGCAGGAGGAGCTGAAGCAGCTGAAGAACCTGAAGCGGGAGGAAATGGCCGCCCGGCTGGCCCGGCTGCGGGAGGCCACCGGCAACGCCGTCGTCGGCTTCACCGAAACCTTCCTGGAGGAAGACTTTGACCCGGCCCGGCACGACCGGCTCATGGcg gaataTTTCGGTGACGATTATTACGGccgaggggaggaggagaagccgcagtttgaggaggaggaggggctgGACG ACGACTGGAACTGGGACGCCTGGACGggccgggaggagggggggggcgagCACGAGCCCCACTGCGAGGACCCCCGATTTCGTGGTACGTGT atggaCGCCGACTACGACCcggcggccccc cggcccccaaaACAGCGGCAGCCCCCGGCGCTGGGGAAGAAGCGGCGCAAGACGCGGTTCAGGGAGGCGGTGGAGCGGGAAAAGCCGGCGTTCGTACCCCCGGTGA CCACCAGCACCTTCGAGCAGTACCTGGACGAGTTTTACCGCCTGGACTACGAGGACCTGGTGGGGGACCTGCCCTGTCGCTTCAAGTAC CGCAACGTCCTCCCCTGCGACTTCGGCCTCACCACCGACG AGATTCTGGCAGCCGATGACAAGGATCTGAACCGCTGGTGCTCCCTGCGCAAGACCTGCATGTACCg GTCGGAGCAGGAGGAGCGGCAGGATCAGGCCAACTACAGCCGGCTG GCGCAGAAcgcctggaagaagcagcagatctTCAAATCCCTGGTGGCTGC GCCGGAGGAGCCGCAGCCGGCGCCATCGGCCAAGCCCAAGCTGGGGAAGAAATGCCGGGACAAGCGGAAACG ACCCCTGGGGCCGGCGGTTCGCCTGGGGGGCCGGGATTTCACCGGGAAGCGGTTGGAAGCCTTCGGCCTCAATCCCCGACGTCTCCGGTACCGGCAGCTTCTCCGGCAGCGGcgcaaaaagggggggggcggggggggggaaggaaggaaagcccCCCCGGCCCCTGATCCGGcgctgggggggcgggggaacGGGCCATACACGCACGGTGACGGAGAGAACACCGTAACGCACCGCGCCAGCCGCGCTCTGGTTCAAGTTCATCTTTAA